In a genomic window of Chryseobacterium sp. G0162:
- the lpdA gene encoding dihydrolipoyl dehydrogenase — MEYYDIAVIGSGPGGYVAAIRSAQLGYKTVIIEKYETLGGTCTNVGCIPTKALLDSTHHYAEAHHKFKEHGIQLDKIELDFAQMYKRKSEVVAKNTSGLDFLMSKNKITRLKGTAGFISNTNIKVVNETESKEITAKNYIIATGSKPSTIPGVEIDKKRIITSTEALSLKEKPKSMVIIGGGVIGVEMASIFNRIGTQVIILEYADHLIAGMDHELGKTLQKILKKEGVDIRLGQAVYKTESSDAEVKVFFKDKNGTENKLEADYILVAVGRSPYVKGLGLENTDVQLDDRGFIKVDESNRTSVSNIYAIGDVIGGAMLAHKAEEEGVLVAETINGQKHHIHYDRIPSVVYTWPEVASVGYTEEYLKKNNIAYHVGKFPFSASARARASMDTDGFAKVLVDPKYGEVLGVHIIGARAADLVAQGVIAQEYEVTAEDMFRISYAHPTYSETLKEAYLMASGQGAINI, encoded by the coding sequence ATGGAATATTATGACATTGCCGTGATTGGCTCAGGACCCGGAGGATATGTTGCAGCGATAAGAAGTGCACAATTAGGTTATAAAACAGTAATTATTGAAAAATATGAAACATTGGGCGGAACCTGTACCAATGTAGGCTGTATCCCAACAAAGGCTTTGCTGGATAGCACTCATCATTATGCAGAAGCGCATCATAAATTTAAAGAACATGGAATTCAACTTGATAAGATTGAGCTTGATTTTGCCCAGATGTACAAAAGAAAATCTGAAGTAGTAGCTAAAAACACCAGCGGACTTGATTTTTTAATGAGTAAAAATAAAATTACCCGTCTGAAAGGCACCGCTGGCTTTATCAGTAATACAAATATTAAAGTTGTTAATGAAACAGAATCCAAAGAGATCACTGCCAAAAATTATATTATTGCAACAGGTTCAAAACCCTCAACCATTCCGGGAGTAGAAATTGATAAAAAGAGGATTATTACTTCCACAGAAGCCTTATCTCTGAAAGAAAAACCGAAATCTATGGTTATCATTGGCGGAGGAGTCATAGGAGTAGAAATGGCTTCCATCTTTAATCGAATTGGCACTCAGGTTATCATTCTTGAATATGCAGATCATCTGATTGCGGGGATGGATCATGAATTAGGAAAAACCCTTCAGAAAATCCTTAAAAAAGAAGGAGTTGATATCCGCTTAGGACAGGCTGTTTATAAAACTGAAAGTTCAGATGCGGAAGTTAAAGTATTCTTTAAAGATAAAAATGGGACAGAAAATAAATTAGAGGCTGATTATATTCTGGTAGCAGTTGGAAGAAGTCCCTACGTAAAAGGATTGGGATTAGAAAATACAGATGTACAGCTGGATGATCGTGGATTCATTAAAGTGGATGAAAGCAATCGTACTTCCGTTTCAAATATCTATGCGATAGGGGATGTAATAGGCGGAGCAATGCTTGCCCATAAAGCGGAAGAAGAAGGTGTTTTGGTAGCAGAAACAATTAACGGACAAAAACATCATATCCATTATGACAGAATTCCATCTGTGGTATATACCTGGCCGGAAGTAGCATCCGTTGGATACACTGAAGAATATCTAAAAAAGAATAATATAGCTTATCATGTTGGTAAATTCCCGTTTTCAGCGAGTGCAAGAGCAAGAGCTTCCATGGATACGGATGGGTTTGCAAAAGTATTAGTGGATCCAAAATATGGAGAGGTACTTGGGGTACATATCATCGGAGCACGAGCAGCAGATCTGGTTGCTCAGGGGGTAATTGCGCAGGAATATGAGGTGACAGCAGAAGATATGTTCCGTATTTCTTATGCGCATCCAACGTATTCAGAAACATTGAAAGAAGCGTATCTGATGGCATCAGGACAAGGAGCGATTAATATCTAA
- a CDS encoding winged helix-turn-helix transcriptional regulator yields the protein MSKKRSDCPISCSLEIWGDKWSLLIIRDLMLNKECTYGDLQKADEKIASNILATRLQNLLENGIIDKKDHPENKLKILYHLTEKGIDLIPIIVEINLWGDKYLIIPEERKKLLEDIKRDKEAFIKRAKTYLSNEVK from the coding sequence ATGAGTAAAAAAAGGTCAGACTGTCCTATCAGCTGTTCACTGGAAATATGGGGTGATAAATGGTCTTTGCTAATCATCCGTGATCTGATGCTGAATAAAGAATGCACCTACGGAGACCTTCAGAAAGCTGATGAAAAAATAGCATCCAATATTCTGGCGACAAGACTTCAGAATCTATTGGAAAATGGAATTATTGATAAAAAAGATCATCCTGAAAATAAGTTGAAGATATTATACCATCTTACAGAAAAAGGCATTGATCTGATTCCTATTATTGTTGAGATCAATCTGTGGGGAGACAAGTATCTGATAATTCCCGAGGAAAGAAAAAAACTATTGGAAGATATTAAAAGAGATAAAGAAGCTTTCATCAAAAGGGCAAAAACTTATCTTTCCAATGAGGTTAAATAA
- a CDS encoding iron-containing alcohol dehydrogenase — MLNFEFKNPTKILFGKGEIAKISNEIPKDAKILMIYGGGSIKNNGVYDQVKEALKDYDLYEFGGVPANPEYEVLINAISFIKENNINYLLAVGGGSVIDGTKFISAAAHYDGEPWDILRKQVRTFEGEGMPFGSILTLPATGSEMNSGYVISRRETNEKLSSGGPGLFPQFSVLDPEVIRSIPKNQIVNGITDAYTHVLEQYMTAPSSADLQERIAESILISLQETAPKVLADDFNYDAAGNFMWCCTMALNGLIQKGVITDWAVHAMGHELTAYFGIDHARTLAIIAPSHYRYNFEDKKGKLAQYAERVWGIKEGSTEEKAELGIKKLEEFFHSLHIKTKLSEYTEDYKGTAERVEKAFTDRKWLGLGEYKKLTPQDASKIVEMSY; from the coding sequence ATGCTTAATTTCGAGTTTAAAAATCCGACCAAAATACTTTTCGGAAAGGGCGAAATCGCTAAAATTTCCAATGAAATTCCTAAAGATGCCAAAATATTAATGATCTACGGTGGTGGAAGCATCAAAAATAATGGGGTTTATGACCAGGTAAAAGAAGCTTTAAAAGACTATGATCTTTATGAATTCGGTGGAGTTCCTGCCAATCCTGAATATGAAGTTTTAATTAATGCCATCAGCTTCATCAAGGAAAATAATATCAACTATCTTCTTGCCGTGGGTGGTGGATCTGTAATTGACGGAACGAAATTCATCTCTGCAGCAGCCCATTATGATGGTGAACCGTGGGATATTCTGAGAAAGCAGGTAAGAACTTTTGAAGGGGAAGGAATGCCGTTTGGCAGTATTCTAACCCTTCCTGCAACCGGTTCGGAAATGAACTCTGGATATGTAATTTCCAGAAGAGAAACCAATGAAAAGTTATCTTCAGGAGGTCCGGGACTTTTCCCACAATTCTCTGTTTTAGATCCTGAAGTCATCAGATCTATTCCTAAAAACCAGATTGTAAACGGAATTACGGATGCCTATACTCATGTGTTGGAACAATATATGACTGCTCCATCTTCTGCTGATCTTCAGGAAAGAATTGCTGAAAGCATCCTGATTAGCCTTCAGGAAACGGCTCCAAAAGTACTGGCTGATGATTTCAACTATGACGCTGCCGGAAACTTTATGTGGTGCTGTACTATGGCATTAAACGGTTTGATTCAAAAAGGAGTTATTACAGACTGGGCTGTACATGCTATGGGCCACGAATTAACAGCTTACTTCGGTATAGACCATGCCAGAACCCTAGCGATCATTGCACCTTCTCACTATCGTTACAACTTTGAGGATAAAAAAGGAAAACTGGCTCAATATGCTGAAAGAGTATGGGGAATTAAAGAAGGAAGCACTGAAGAAAAAGCGGAATTAGGAATTAAAAAACTTGAAGAATTCTTTCACAGCCTGCATATCAAAACCAAACTTTCAGAATATACAGAAGACTATAAAGGAACTGCTGAAAGGGTGGAAAAAGCTTTTACAGATAGAAAGTGGCTGGGACTTGGAGAATATAAAAAACTGACTCCTCAGGATGCTTCCAAGATTGTGGAAATGAGCTATTAA
- a CDS encoding lipocalin family protein: MKKQLLLFAFSALALTSCNDDNLTAYEMDIMKGDWKEVKTEIISGKDNKTVLETTTPEGCSAKNTLFFRTDYYVSYTAYDGNPDGTNCQFAAKNEGKYTYNADSKVLNIQLSGDEELENMSFRVDMLTQTELRLAQLVGNYDKDKDKIIDITYITYKR; the protein is encoded by the coding sequence ATGAAAAAACAGCTACTTTTATTTGCCTTTTCAGCTCTGGCACTTACTTCATGTAATGATGATAACCTTACAGCTTATGAAATGGATATTATGAAAGGGGATTGGAAAGAAGTAAAGACAGAAATTATTTCAGGAAAAGATAATAAAACTGTGCTTGAAACAACAACTCCGGAAGGATGTAGTGCTAAAAATACACTTTTCTTCAGAACGGATTATTATGTAAGTTATACTGCGTATGACGGAAATCCAGATGGAACCAATTGCCAATTTGCCGCTAAAAATGAAGGAAAATACACTTATAATGCAGACTCTAAGGTCCTGAATATCCAACTTTCAGGAGATGAAGAGCTTGAAAATATGAGCTTCAGAGTTGATATGCTTACGCAAACTGAGCTTAGGCTAGCACAATTAGTAGGGAATTATGATAAAGATAAAGACAAGATTATAGATATCACGTACATTACTTATAAAAGATAA
- a CDS encoding GDSL-type esterase/lipase family protein, which translates to MKKILSAFLLLCFTIAFSQEKKPMFWQDIQEFKKQDQQNPPPQNAILLIGSSSFTKWTDVADYFPTKTIINRGFGGSRLTDLNYFADDLLSPYQPKQIIIYCGENDFADNHQLKAQKVVKRYKSFYKKIRERFPNIEVDYISMKYSPSREKLWPQIKEANARIEAFMKKQSHAEFIDVTKAMEDANGKVRKDIFVEDMLHFKPEGYQIWTKVITPYMK; encoded by the coding sequence ATGAAGAAGATCCTATCAGCATTTCTGTTGCTGTGTTTCACTATTGCCTTTTCTCAGGAAAAAAAGCCAATGTTCTGGCAGGACATCCAGGAATTTAAAAAACAAGATCAACAAAACCCGCCGCCTCAAAACGCTATTTTATTAATAGGAAGCTCGTCTTTTACCAAATGGACTGATGTAGCGGATTATTTCCCAACCAAAACCATCATCAACAGAGGTTTCGGGGGTTCAAGGCTTACAGATCTTAATTATTTTGCGGATGATCTTTTATCGCCTTATCAACCTAAGCAAATTATTATCTATTGCGGAGAAAACGATTTTGCTGATAATCATCAATTGAAGGCACAAAAAGTAGTAAAGAGATACAAAAGCTTTTACAAAAAAATCCGTGAAAGATTCCCTAATATTGAAGTAGATTACATTTCAATGAAATACTCTCCTAGCAGAGAGAAGCTTTGGCCTCAAATCAAAGAAGCCAACGCCAGGATTGAAGCTTTTATGAAAAAACAGTCTCATGCTGAGTTTATAGATGTTACCAAAGCAATGGAAGATGCTAACGGAAAGGTAAGAAAAGATATTTTTGTGGAAGATATGCTTCACTTTAAACCGGAAGGATATCAAATCTGGACTAAAGTAATCACTCCTTATATGAAATAA
- a CDS encoding tetratricopeptide repeat protein has translation MIKKTITILSFILPFYLSFSQEKSDEKKIIQELSENACKCTDSIAFSNRKKEEIIKDVHDCIDKYTGALQISSLLSGAEKLSEKTPEVNGKKKITLTYDTNKNSQQYKDSYNKLERYLLQNCESVKKAAQTTETNYDKFSKNEAAIDFYQEAVEASKKENWKEAILNYEQAVKSDPKFIYAWDNLGICYRRIGEYDKALNAYKQSLAIDPKGKMPLQNIALTYVYKKEYQKAIDAYNDFDKIYPGDPEVYYGIGQTYFSHLKNNEKGLDYICKAYRVYTEQKSPYRSDAETIIGYIYKSMKEENKMDRFKEILKDNKIDFE, from the coding sequence ATGATAAAAAAAACAATAACCATTTTATCTTTTATTTTACCATTTTATCTTTCTTTTTCTCAAGAGAAATCTGATGAAAAAAAGATTATCCAGGAACTTTCAGAGAATGCATGTAAATGTACTGATTCTATTGCTTTTTCTAACCGAAAGAAGGAAGAAATCATAAAAGATGTTCATGATTGTATTGACAAATATACAGGAGCTCTTCAGATTTCCTCTCTTTTATCAGGAGCGGAAAAACTTTCAGAAAAAACGCCTGAAGTAAACGGAAAAAAGAAGATTACCCTTACTTATGATACCAATAAAAACTCACAACAGTACAAAGATAGCTACAATAAACTTGAACGTTATCTGCTGCAAAACTGTGAAAGTGTAAAAAAGGCTGCACAAACTACAGAAACCAATTATGACAAGTTTTCAAAAAATGAAGCTGCCATTGATTTCTATCAGGAAGCTGTTGAAGCTTCAAAAAAGGAAAACTGGAAGGAAGCTATTCTAAATTATGAACAAGCTGTAAAGTCTGATCCAAAATTTATATATGCATGGGATAATCTTGGTATTTGCTATAGAAGAATAGGTGAATATGATAAAGCTCTGAATGCTTATAAACAATCTTTAGCTATCGATCCAAAAGGTAAAATGCCTTTACAGAATATTGCATTGACGTATGTTTATAAAAAGGAATACCAAAAGGCTATTGATGCTTATAATGATTTCGATAAAATATATCCTGGTGATCCGGAGGTTTATTATGGAATAGGGCAAACTTATTTTTCTCATTTGAAAAATAATGAAAAAGGACTGGATTACATCTGTAAGGCTTACAGGGTTTATACTGAACAGAAATCGCCTTACCGCTCTGATGCAGAAACCATAATAGGCTACATCTATAAAAGCATGAAAGAGGAAAATAAAATGGATAGATTTAAAGAAATTTTGAAAGACAACAAAATTGACTTTGAGTAA
- a CDS encoding DEAD/DEAH box helicase, giving the protein MEKLTFADFDLPVKILDVLADLELFEPTPIQEKSLKPILSGRDVMGIAQTGTGKTLAYLLPVLKTWKYSKTGNPTVLVLVPTRELVVQVTEILEKLTENITARVIGIYGGKNINTQKLLFNDGCDILVGTPGRVMDLSIDNAISLKEVQKLIIDEFDEMLNLGFRPQLTHIFEMMKEKRQNILFSATMTEAVDDMLDEYFANPIEISLAKSGTPLEKIEQTAYKVENFNTKINLLEHLLKNNADMSKVLIFNNNKKHADLLFTKIDELFPGQFDVIHSNKSQNYRLKAMKSFENEEVRGLITTDVMARGLDISNITHVINFETPDIPEQYIHRIGRTGRADKEGKAMTFVTKKEEPLLLDIELLMDKDLKFNDFPEDVKINPVKIASEKDEVVMKNPAQVKLNEGGGAFHEKKAKNTKENWGGPSKRKAPKKFGTNRAQQKAISKSKRKK; this is encoded by the coding sequence ATGGAAAAACTCACTTTTGCAGATTTTGACCTGCCGGTTAAAATTCTTGATGTTTTAGCAGATTTAGAATTATTTGAACCTACTCCTATTCAGGAGAAGAGCTTAAAGCCTATCCTTTCCGGGAGAGATGTAATGGGAATTGCACAAACCGGAACAGGGAAAACTTTGGCTTATCTTTTACCTGTTCTGAAGACTTGGAAATACAGTAAAACAGGAAATCCAACGGTTCTAGTACTTGTTCCTACAAGAGAATTGGTGGTACAGGTAACAGAAATTCTTGAGAAGCTGACTGAAAATATTACAGCAAGAGTTATTGGAATATATGGTGGTAAAAACATCAATACACAGAAACTTTTATTCAATGACGGATGTGATATTTTAGTAGGAACACCAGGTAGAGTGATGGACCTTTCCATAGACAATGCTATTTCCCTTAAAGAAGTTCAGAAGCTTATCATTGATGAATTTGATGAAATGCTTAACCTTGGGTTCAGACCACAATTGACTCACATTTTTGAAATGATGAAAGAGAAGAGACAGAATATACTTTTCTCTGCAACCATGACAGAAGCTGTAGATGATATGTTGGATGAATATTTTGCAAATCCTATAGAAATTTCATTGGCAAAATCAGGAACTCCGCTTGAAAAAATTGAACAGACTGCTTATAAAGTTGAGAATTTCAATACCAAGATCAACCTTCTTGAGCATTTACTGAAAAATAATGCAGATATGTCTAAGGTGTTGATTTTTAATAATAATAAAAAACACGCAGACCTGCTTTTCACTAAGATTGATGAGCTTTTCCCTGGGCAGTTTGATGTAATTCACTCCAATAAGTCTCAAAACTACAGGCTTAAGGCCATGAAGAGTTTTGAAAATGAAGAGGTCAGAGGTTTGATTACAACAGATGTAATGGCAAGAGGTCTTGATATTTCAAATATTACCCATGTTATCAACTTTGAAACCCCTGATATTCCGGAACAGTATATCCACAGAATCGGTAGAACAGGTAGAGCAGATAAAGAAGGTAAGGCAATGACTTTTGTTACTAAAAAAGAAGAGCCTTTACTTTTGGATATAGAGCTTTTAATGGATAAAGATCTAAAATTTAACGACTTCCCGGAAGATGTTAAAATTAATCCTGTGAAAATTGCTTCTGAGAAAGATGAAGTGGTAATGAAAAATCCTGCACAGGTAAAACTGAACGAGGGTGGAGGAGCTTTCCATGAGAAAAAAGCGAAAAATACCAAAGAAAACTGGGGTGGTCCTTCAAAAAGAAAAGCACCTAAGAAGTTTGGAACCAACAGAGCACAGCAGAAAGCAATCTCTAAATCGAAGAGAAAAAAATAA
- a CDS encoding ABC1 kinase family protein, with protein sequence MFDKQQRKLKRSARLISVLSKYGFKDILARMNGGNKQEDLSGNSDEIISKGTVYERIRLALEELGPTFVKLGQAFSNREDLLPPELIQELQKLQDKVETVDMDVEDALESEFNISVKDHFMEIQKEPLATASIAQVYKAVLLDGSPVILKLRKPDVQSVIEDDLLLIKDIEKLISTYSEIGEKLNLKQAISTFEKSLLEEVSLINEKNNIQQFRLNFKNNKETYVPKVYEEFSNNNILCMEFIDGIKVTDKAVLLANDIDPVKVSETGLRLFVSQILDYGFFHADPHAGNILVKKDGKIVFIDFGAVGKIQPNDKEILENLIVSFVSKNSHKIVRYLKKMAVSYEIPDERRFENDVEDILNFVHSSSLKEINVQVIINKMKDILKDNRLYMPDYFYLLFKGISLIEGVGRNINPDLDIVKSLHPYTRKIFTKKISPKNLLKTGMDRMMNFTDNVDEIPKELRSVLQKLDENKFTVSSEIKNIEKTNQLIKSSIINLILAMILGANIIATAIVFVSESGPRIGELSLVAVLGFVFSIILIIILLLRVTRK encoded by the coding sequence ATGTTTGATAAGCAACAAAGAAAACTGAAAAGATCCGCAAGACTGATCTCCGTGTTAAGTAAATACGGCTTTAAGGATATTCTTGCAAGAATGAATGGAGGGAATAAACAGGAAGATCTTTCCGGTAATTCTGATGAGATTATTTCAAAAGGAACCGTTTACGAAAGAATCAGGCTGGCTTTAGAAGAATTGGGACCTACTTTTGTAAAGCTTGGACAAGCATTCAGCAATAGGGAAGATCTGTTGCCTCCGGAACTGATTCAGGAATTGCAAAAACTGCAGGATAAAGTGGAAACCGTAGATATGGATGTAGAAGATGCACTGGAAAGTGAGTTTAATATCTCTGTAAAGGATCATTTCATGGAAATTCAGAAAGAGCCTTTAGCCACAGCCTCTATCGCACAGGTTTATAAAGCTGTTTTACTGGATGGAAGCCCGGTTATTTTGAAACTTAGAAAGCCTGATGTTCAGTCAGTGATTGAAGATGACCTATTGCTCATTAAAGATATTGAAAAATTAATTTCAACCTACTCGGAAATAGGAGAGAAGCTGAATCTTAAGCAGGCTATTTCTACATTTGAAAAATCTTTATTAGAAGAAGTTTCTCTAATTAATGAGAAGAATAATATCCAACAGTTTCGCCTCAATTTTAAAAATAATAAAGAAACCTATGTTCCTAAAGTGTACGAAGAATTTTCAAACAACAATATTCTTTGCATGGAATTCATTGATGGAATCAAGGTTACGGATAAAGCTGTTCTTCTGGCTAATGATATTGATCCTGTAAAAGTTTCTGAAACCGGATTAAGACTTTTTGTTTCCCAGATTTTAGATTACGGGTTCTTCCATGCCGATCCGCATGCAGGAAATATTTTAGTAAAAAAGGATGGAAAAATTGTATTTATCGATTTTGGAGCGGTTGGAAAGATTCAGCCCAATGATAAAGAGATTTTGGAAAACCTGATTGTAAGTTTTGTTTCCAAAAATTCACATAAAATAGTCCGTTATCTTAAAAAAATGGCGGTGAGCTACGAAATTCCTGACGAAAGAAGATTTGAAAACGATGTGGAAGACATTCTGAACTTTGTTCACAGCTCATCATTAAAGGAAATCAATGTTCAGGTCATTATCAATAAGATGAAGGATATTTTAAAGGATAACAGGTTGTATATGCCTGATTATTTCTATCTTTTATTTAAAGGAATCAGCCTGATAGAAGGAGTAGGAAGAAATATCAACCCCGATTTGGATATAGTAAAAAGTCTTCATCCATATACTCGAAAGATATTCACTAAAAAGATCAGTCCGAAAAATCTTTTAAAAACCGGAATGGACCGGATGATGAACTTTACAGATAATGTAGATGAAATTCCTAAAGAACTTCGCTCAGTCCTTCAAAAATTGGATGAAAATAAATTTACGGTTTCCAGTGAGATTAAAAATATTGAAAAGACCAATCAGCTGATAAAATCAAGTATTATTAATCTCATTTTAGCCATGATTTTAGGAGCTAATATCATTGCAACAGCAATTGTTTTTGTTTCAGAATCAGGACCGAGAATTGGAGAATTATCTTTAGTGGCTGTTTTAGGATTTGTATTCTCAATTATTTTAATAATCATACTTTTACTCAGAGTAACCAGGAAATAA
- a CDS encoding bifunctional GNAT family N-acetyltransferase/carbon-nitrogen hydrolase family protein: MQIETRPLTVQDYEELAATMKRAYPQMSESIWSKKSIEKLTRMFPDGQICITVDGKLAAVALSIIVNYDEFGDDHTYSDITGNYTFNTHTSKGNVLYGIEVFVDPEYRELRLGRRLYDARKELCELLNLKSIILGGRIPSYHKYSHELSPREYIRRVRDKEIYDPLLSFQLSNNFLPIRVLKKYLPEDEASRENAVLLQWNNIYYSKNPNTMQDSIIRLGLVQWQMRHFKDIEAFYEQVEFFVNVMGDYKSDFVLFPELFNTPLLAPFNNLSERDSMIELAKLTEEIKKKISELAISYNVNIISGSMPVFDNDTNDLYNVSYLLHRDGRMDEYRKIHITPNEKRYYGMKGGSEIKVFDTDCGKIGLVICYDVEFPELPRILADQGMKILFVPYLTDTQNAYMRVRHCAAARAIENECYVAIAGCVGNLPKVNNMDIQFGQAAVFTPSDFAFPSNAVKGEATPNTEMTLIVDVDLNLLKDLHHNGSVQVMKDRRRDLYDTYLK; encoded by the coding sequence ATGCAAATAGAAACAAGACCCCTGACTGTTCAGGATTATGAAGAGTTGGCAGCAACAATGAAAAGAGCGTATCCACAGATGTCGGAATCCATATGGTCTAAGAAAAGTATAGAAAAACTCACAAGAATGTTTCCTGATGGGCAAATCTGTATCACAGTAGATGGAAAACTGGCTGCAGTGGCGCTTTCTATTATTGTAAATTATGACGAATTCGGGGACGATCATACTTATAGTGATATTACAGGGAATTATACCTTCAATACCCACACCTCAAAAGGAAATGTTTTGTATGGAATAGAAGTTTTTGTAGATCCTGAATATCGTGAATTACGTCTTGGGAGAAGACTATATGACGCAAGAAAAGAACTTTGTGAGCTTTTGAATCTGAAATCCATTATTCTGGGGGGTAGAATCCCGAGTTATCATAAATACAGTCACGAACTTTCTCCGAGAGAATATATACGAAGAGTGAGGGACAAGGAAATTTATGATCCTTTGTTGTCTTTTCAGCTTTCAAATAATTTCTTGCCGATCAGGGTGTTAAAAAAATATCTTCCCGAAGATGAAGCATCCAGAGAGAATGCGGTCCTTCTGCAGTGGAATAATATTTATTACAGCAAAAACCCGAATACCATGCAGGATAGTATTATCCGTCTTGGATTGGTACAGTGGCAAATGAGACATTTTAAAGACATAGAAGCCTTTTACGAACAGGTAGAATTTTTCGTTAATGTAATGGGAGACTACAAATCAGATTTCGTGTTGTTTCCGGAACTTTTCAATACACCATTGCTGGCCCCTTTCAATAATCTTTCAGAAAGGGATAGTATGATAGAGCTGGCCAAGCTTACCGAAGAGATTAAAAAGAAAATTTCTGAATTGGCCATCAGCTATAACGTTAATATCATTTCCGGAAGTATGCCTGTTTTCGATAATGATACAAATGATTTGTATAATGTCAGCTATCTTCTTCACCGTGATGGCCGTATGGATGAATATAGGAAAATTCACATTACCCCAAACGAAAAGAGGTATTATGGAATGAAGGGAGGAAGTGAAATAAAAGTTTTTGATACAGATTGTGGTAAAATAGGTCTTGTGATCTGTTATGATGTAGAGTTTCCCGAATTGCCAAGAATTCTTGCGGATCAGGGAATGAAAATACTGTTTGTCCCATATCTTACCGATACTCAGAATGCTTATATGAGAGTTCGCCATTGCGCAGCCGCCAGAGCTATAGAAAACGAATGCTATGTCGCTATTGCAGGTTGTGTAGGAAATCTTCCTAAAGTAAACAATATGGATATTCAGTTTGGGCAGGCAGCTGTATTTACTCCTTCAGATTTTGCGTTCCCATCCAATGCGGTAAAAGGAGAAGCTACTCCTAATACGGAAATGACATTGATTGTAGATGTAGATTTGAATTTATTGAAGGATCTCCATCACAATGGCTCTGTTCAGGTAATGAAAGACCGACGTAGAGATCTTTATGATACTTACCTTAAATAA